The Roseofilum reptotaenium CS-1145 genome contains the following window.
AACCCTTCCCTCTTTCCTGGTGCTGTGAGCGCTGTGGCACCACTCCGATTCCATCCCGAACTCGGCAGTGAAACACAGCAGCGGCGACGATACTTTGGGGGTCACCCTTGGGCAAAATAGCTCGGTGCCAGGTCCATTTTTAAAACAAACCCCTTTATCACAAAGGGGTTTGTTTGTTTTTTGGCTCTTGAATTCATTTTTGTATGATTTTCTGCTATACTTATAGATTGTGTTAATTGAATGGAGTAGTAATAGAGTATGCCTAAATTAAAAAACCGTAAGGCAGCGGCTAAGAGATTTAGAGTTACAGGAAGTGGTAAGGTTCTACGTCGTAAAGCGAATAAGAATCACTTGCTTGAGCATAAGAGTACAACTCGCAAGCGCAGACTTTCTCAGATCACAACAGTATGTGAGAGAGATGAAGAAAATGTCCGCTTAATGTTGCCTTACCTTTAAGGGAGTTTAATCCCACTAAATCTAGTTCAGATGTTCAACTCAATCAAGTTAGGATAAACGATTATGCCAAGAGTCAAACGGGGTAATGTTGCTCGGAAACGCCGTAAGAAGATTTTAAAGCTGGCTAAAGGCTTTCGTGGGTCTCACTCTAAACTCTTTCGGACAGCCAATCAACAGGTGATGAAGGCGTTGCGGAATGCGTACCGAGATCGCCGTAAACGTAAGCGTGATTTTCGTCGTCTGTGGATTGTCCGTGTCAATGCAGCCGCTCGTCAAAACGGAGTGAGTTATAGTAAGCTAATGGGTAATCTAAAAAAAGCAAATATCCAGCTTAACCGGAAAATGTTAGCAGAGATGGCTATTCTCGATCCTCAAGGATTTAGCAAAGTAGTGGAATTAGCTGCTCAAAAGAGTGCCTAGACAGTTTTGGAAACAGAGTGAGGAACTGATAGATAAGAAGAAAAACAGTGGATTATAAGAGGAAACTAGGTATTGGATATTGCCTCTTACGCAGTACAATAACAGGAGAGGATACCAACATAGATTCTGATGGAAACTTCACTGCCGATCACTTATCTTTCTATATTTCTAATCTTGCTTGCTGTTTCAGCTTGGTTCATTTTTCGTCAAGTTCTGAAAACTCGGCGTTCCGAAGCTGTATTTTCCCAGTTGCAAAAAAAACTGAAATCCAATAGAGGGACAGCCCAGGAATACTATGAGCTGGGTTGTCTTTACTCTGAGAAAAAGCTGTATAGCCAAGCGATTCAGCTCTTTCAAAAATCACTCAAGTGTGATGATATTCCTGAGCAAGAAAGTGCTTTGGTGTATAACGCTTTAGGATATGCATATGTCGCGAAAGAGCAATATGATTTGGCGATCCGACAGTATAAAGAAGCTCTAAAGATGGCTCCAGACTATGTTATTGCGTTCAATAACCTAGGCTTTGCCTACGAGAAAAAGAATTTGATAAGGCAAGCGTTAGAAAGC
Protein-coding sequences here:
- the rpmI gene encoding 50S ribosomal protein L35, encoding MPKLKNRKAAAKRFRVTGSGKVLRRKANKNHLLEHKSTTRKRRLSQITTVCERDEENVRLMLPYL
- the rplT gene encoding 50S ribosomal protein L20: MPRVKRGNVARKRRKKILKLAKGFRGSHSKLFRTANQQVMKALRNAYRDRRKRKRDFRRLWIVRVNAAARQNGVSYSKLMGNLKKANIQLNRKMLAEMAILDPQGFSKVVELAAQKSA
- a CDS encoding tetratricopeptide repeat protein; translated protein: METSLPITYLSIFLILLAVSAWFIFRQVLKTRRSEAVFSQLQKKLKSNRGTAQEYYELGCLYSEKKLYSQAIQLFQKSLKCDDIPEQESALVYNALGYAYVAKEQYDLAIRQYKEALKMAPDYVIAFNNLGFAYEKKNLIRQALESYDHALKVDPNNKTAKTRANSLKKRLTPSE